CCCTCCATcgacttattttgatccatggacgcAATATAACTTCTTACATCATGCAAGGGTTTTACTCCATCACCATACATTCGATTAGCTGTATTTTGATGCTAATCAAAGTGGCCGATATATAACTACCGCCCTAAGCAAAGACATGGCCGATATGAAATTATCGTCCTAAgcacatataaatggccgatggagtgttgacatcgtccttagaaccaacacgatacaagttatttttcggcaatgctaggtttgccgaaaaacagggggacatgtgttgacgctcgaaaatggcatgatcgcaaagagtgaATTGAGGCTGTAACAAGATGACGTTAAAAAGGATTTCATGTCACCATTAGATGACTCTCTTCAAGATGATCGAAGTAGATATAAAGATGGTCCAAAACGGAGGTCAGATGCAAAAGGTATGATGATTTTGGAGTTAGCTGTGTTGACATCAGATTAAAGAATGGCATGGAACATAATTAAGGAAGCCTCAGAtgtaaaaagtttcaacatgaaagttattcATCTCATCGAGACAGATGATTTCAATATAAAAATCATCCCCATCCGAGATCGTATGTGAACATTACAGCCAAAACTGCGCGCTGCAGCACTGCGTGGCCGGACCATCCGGGCCGGGGTCCAGATCATCTGGCCAGAGGCCGAATAAATGACCCAAACAACATAAGCTAAAAATTTAAGCCGTATGATCTGGTTGtagacccggatgatccgggtaaagACCATCCGGGCAAGGttccggacgtccggacaagtttttctgctgcagactttagAAAACAGCTTGAAACCCCCTCAAGATGGCCTCagatcgaaaagtgttcaacagaaaagttgtgtgtctcttcgaaacggttgattttgatataaaaatcatcctaATACGAGTTCGTGAATAGTCTGAATCATCcgggctaggccggatcatccgggcctagagccgCCGGGCCGGAGGTCGTGAATAGTCCGTGCTTTGTTAGGTTTTGATAATTTGGATGGCTAGGAAAGTCCTTTTATTGTACGAGAAGTCCATCAgcctcttatatagacaagaggtgatggccgattgaacaacacacaatcgaacaaatcatctgCCACTTTGACCTTTACTTTTATCTTTtccctttgttcttcttcttcctcgttcttcattcgttcttcTTTGCAGGGCGACGAACATCGAGGCCCTAGGGGTGGTcaagccgacctagggcagcccatagccgccgtgtgccctgacggggtccctcctgggcACATGGGGTCTCGGGTCTCCAAAAGCGCCCGACCGCGCTTTCGGTGGGTCTCCTTCGATGTGAAttgtggtgcatcacccccggtgtcgagggtacacggcGACGTATTCGTGTGCGAACAATGTCTCCGTCACCTCCTCAAAGAGACGACGTGCACAACCAAACTCTAATCTCGTCAGCTTGTCAACGTTATCCAGAGGAGCGCCAACATTTCTCAAGGGTGTCGCTGCCGCCACCATAGCGTTGTCAAATGAGACCCTAAAACCCACTAATTGCATGTTGTTGGAATCACATATCCGGGGAGATAGATTCGTTATAGGAGGATTGAATGGTGAGTTGGTGACCACATGTCTTATTAGTGTCAGGCTGGAATTTTCCTTAGGGTGAGGGTACGAGTCCCAGTGAATCCACTCggagctttatataattttttaaaTGCACTTTTGAAATAGTTAACTGTATCTTTGCGTTACGATATATATTGTTTGTTGCGTCTTTGTGCACAAAGCTTTTACTGTTGTGGTGGTTAGCAAGCCCCAttcagaggggagagagagaattAGTTTGAAAAGTTAGTAAAACGTTTTGTAAATTCTTTGTAGGTCTAGCATTATTGTTTTTCCCTTATCAGATCAAACAATTAGTTTGAGTTAATGAAGTAATGGTGCATTTCAATCCTTATATAAAGCTATGATTTGCATTTGAATATAAACCTTTTACTACTATAAATTAATACATTATATTTTTAAATACTTTCAACAGTGTGGTATGTATACAATAATTGCACAATCCTCTGTAACACTAAGCTCCCTAGCTTTAAAGAGCCTACATTCAATTGAGGTCTTCAATTACAATTTGGTTACCAAATTTTGACCAGGTCAATAATTTTTCAAAGCTCTCTCATTCAATTCTTTTTTATTATACACTatatttcctaattttttaaagtcTCGCAATCAAGTGAGGTATTCAATTTGGAATTAGGTCAACCAATTTTGACCGAGTCAACACTTTCTCAAGCTCTCCCATTCAATATTTTTAATGCATTGTCTCCTAATTATGAAGCTCTTTCATTCAGTCGAGGTATTTAATTTTGATTTTGGTTTATGATTTTGACCGGGCCAACGATTTTTCAAACCAATCAGCAGCAACCGGCCTTTAAAAACCTATCAATATCCCACGCACCCTCCCACCACATGTAAAATGAAGCGCCACCATGCGATATTGTAGCACCAAAATAGTAGTTCATGCGACCACCGACACAGAAATTTCCCCACGTAAATATAGGCTGGTTAGCAGGTAACACATAATCACACCACGAAAGACCCACCAACCACCACATTATAAATAAATATAAAACACACGCTATCATCTCCCCTACCCGTCAAACTAAATATTCCATTGATTCCAAAATATAAGGGGTATTAGTTTTGTAGAAAGTCAAATTCTTTAACTTTGACCAATTTCAGAGGAAAAATATCGACAACCACAATATAAAAAATGTATGGAAATTCATTTCATGGCGAATTTAAAAATACCGATTTGATATTTTGGATTTTGATAAAGTTCTCTACAATTTTGATCAAACATAAAATGATTGACTTCTCAAAaaagtaatacaccttatattttgaaacagagTGATTGTTTTTCGAAGAAACCCAATATTTTGAAGAAACCCAACCCTTCTAGTAGTTAGTATGATTTCACAATCATTACGTGCAACATGTTGATTAATTGCTGACATATTCAATGATGTCATCATATGCTGTATGGCCTGATTGGGATTGGTCCACTTGGTGACTCGCTGCTAGTTTGGTTTGTTCATACATTACATATTCTAGACTTAAAGAAAAACTTTTTTAAGTTATTGTAAATTGCTAGTGCATACATAGGTTAGACTTTTGTGTTTGGACTTTGGACAAATTACATGCATATTTTGTTGTTACATTTTTAAATTTCTCAGATTAATGAAGTTGGGAATGAAACACACTCACACACCCAAGTTTTTTTTTAGGGACATCATCCAATCCACAATAAATCGAATGAAACCGCTTCGGATTTCTTTTGATGAAACACACCAAATTTTCCATTATAATGGAAACAAATATAAATTCCGCGTTGCATTGAAGGTATATCCATATGCTTGGAGACACCAAGAATTGCATAACATCGGCCAGTAAATTCTTCCTCAGATGCGTGTCGAACTGTCAATTAGCGCTAGCTGGTTACAGCTTGCTGTTCCACAATGTGCATCCATCGTCCTTGGTTTCTCAACACTCCTTCACATCACTAGACCACCTCTTCTGTATAAATTAACACAGCAAGTCGTTCAACATCTTCAGCGCATCTCACAACCACAGCCTTAATCAATCTGTTAGCAAAGCTAAACTGTTAGCTTAGCTTGCAGCTACATCCATTTCCAATGGCTTCCATCAACTGCTACTACTCCTTGGTGTTGGTGGTGATTGCACTGGCCTCGGCTCCGTTGGCCGCCGTGGCCGGCGACCCGGACATCCTCAGCGACTTCATCGTGCCGACTTCCATGATCGGCATGCCACCAATGAACATCACCGGCGACTTCTTCACCTACACCGGCTTCCGCCGCAACTTTACCATGCCGATGCCGATGCCGGGGGCGCAGAACTTCACGGTGACCAAGGCCACCATGATGGAATTCCCTGCGCTCAATGGGCAAAGTGTGGCCTACGCCATGCTCAAGTTCCCCTCCGAATCTGTGAACCCGCCACACACCCACCCCCGCGCCGCCGAGCTGCTGCTCGTCCTTGACGGCGCGCTCTCCGTCGGCTTCGTCGACACGGCCGGCAAGCTCTACACGCAGGACCTGGCCGCCGGCGACATGTTCGTGTTCCCCAAGGGCCTGGTGCACTACCAGTCCAACCCAGGCCAAAGCCGCGCCGTTGCGCTCTCCGCATTTGGCAGCTCCGCACCCGGCACCCTGTCCGTGCCCGTCACCGTGTTCGGCACCGGCGTCGACGACGCCGTGCTGGCCAAGTCGTTCAGGACCGACCTGCCCACCGTGCAGAAGCTCAAGGCGGCGCTCACTCCACCACCCAAGAAGTGATTCATGTGAGGATACATGCTCTTGTTGCTCTTCTTTTCCGTCAGTGTATCGACGCCGCCATGAACTAATAAGGCTATGAGCTAGTGAGTGATGATGAAATAATCTCAGTGCTGCCAAGTATAAGCAACTACTTCTACTATGTAGTAATAAGTACTACTATGCTTGTTGTGATGTCTGAGTTGTGATTGTGCTTACGAGATCCATCCGTCCCCAAATGCTTTTGCAAGAAAACTTGACAAGAAACCATATTGTCTTTTACATACTATCAAAAGAAAGACAAAGCAACAACATaagcctaagggcatctccaaagcgGACCCTCAAACCTTCCGCAAACGTTCGGACCGAGCTATCCGAACGCAGTTTGTTATCCAACAGCGTCCCACATCGGGCGCGGACCTGTCCGGACGTCTACTCTCTCGCAAATCAAAAGCAAATTAGGGGGCTGTGGGGTCCGGACGCCAACCGGCTCCGACACCCAAAACCCCACCTGGACCCGTGTCTCCATCCTCCCTCTTTCTGTTCATCCGCTTTCACTCTCGTCGACACCGTCGTTCTATCGCTCCGGCCGCCCGCCAAGCCCCTACCAGAACTTCGTGACCTCCACCGCTACACCAGGCCTCCACACCGTTTGTCCTCCGCCACCGGTCCACATCTCTCGTTCATCTGGCGCGCAGGTAGCATCCACCTCTACGGTAGTCACCACGCCCGACAAGTATATTATCAAGTCCTTTATTAAAAACTTCTGCGACCGAGAGGTTTTTATCAAAACAAATGTTACACAACATAGGGTAGTTGCATTTGAGAGGCTTGTCACCGAGCCACCAATCCTCCTAAAATCTCACATTCTTACCATTCCCCGCACTGAGTTTACACTAAGAGAAGAAAGGTTGTTTGTGTTTAAGCGAACCACTCCAAAACTGAGAAACACAAAGTTTAGGTATAATTCCAGTTAGACAATGATTCTTCTGATACTTGTTTTTCAGAATGGTTTGCCATAAACCGTTTAAGTTATATACTTCGCATCACCATTTACACAATGAAGCCTGGTTCATTAGTGATGGTTTTTGAATTCCCAAGCCACCCAGGTCTTTTGGTCTACACACCTGTAATAATTTGACTAAATGGTATTTTTCTTATTTGCTTCTTCCTGCCATTCTGAACCTCCTAGGGAGCCCATAAAAGGACATCATAAATTTTGTATACTGATGAGAGAAGATTGAATCAAATTAAACCTGTCCCTACTGGCCAAGAGTTTACACTGTCAGCTGCTACATCTTTCTCCATTTTATCCTCGGGACTTTTTCAATGTTTATTTCTGATTATTTTTTATCTGCAAGTAGACCTAAATATTTCATGGGAAAAGAACCTATAGGGCAGGTAAAAAATGAAGCAAAACTAGCAGCCTTGGTAATAGCACAACAAAGTGGAATAATTCACTTTTATGAGTCAGTTTTTAAGTTCGACATCTGCTCAAACAGGCAAAGAATGAACATAAAATAGTGAGCACAAGCAAAATCATCTTGGAGCAGGAAAATTGTGTCATATGTATATTACAACATGTTTACTATTGGGAAACATGCTACGCAAAACAAACTTTTTACCACGCACGAACCAAACCAAGATACACTATCGAGGTGCAGGCAACCAAGATACACTACCGAGTGTATGACATCTCCGAGGTATCCACACATTCCGTATCACAGAACAGCGGCCATGTGTGGACCAACACATGAAGAGCAACAGGAATCAACGGGGtggagtagcagcagcgcgctgACAGCTAGCACTAGATCCAATGTAGAGGAGAGAGATAGGGGAAGCGATGGCCAGCATGAGGGTGCGGAGGCTAGGGAAGGGTGTGGCTAGGGCTGCTTGCACGACCATTGCCGCCAGAACCTAGCTGCGGTTTATGAAACCTGGTCCACCAAACAACCACTGTTGTCGCCAGTACGAGCCGCCGATGCGCCATTGTCACCACTCCCATGCTGGATCcagcttgaccttgtcgatgacggTCAGAAAGTCTTCGTGCACATGCCCTAAGGACCAGTGCCCTGAAGCCGCATTTGTCGCCACTGAACTCTTCAATCGATATGAAGAACCTGATACCAGACCTCGCCATCGCGTACGCATGATGAGAAACCCTAATCTTACTGCACCAAGGACCGACGGTAATCTATGTTGCAACTCCGTCGGACCTGTTCGGCGGACAAACTCGAGGAGGATCGGAGCCTAGAAAACTGACTCAAAGATGATGCGTCGTCATCCGCCCAAGCGCAGCCCCTACGGGGACTAAAGCCCTAACCTATCTACAAGCCGAAGCCAAGGCACCGGGATTCCCCTCCACACGACCGGCCACCGGAGTGGAAGATAGAGGGGAGGTGAATCCATGGGCTCACACATGAAGGTCAAGGAGAGGACTTCACCTTGTCACCATGCGAGAGAGTAAAATAGTGGTGTATAGAATAGAGGCATTTTTCGTGTATCTCATTTCTTTTTGCCGGGGTCAATATACCTCTTTTACCATTAGTTTGTAGCCACATGATAGAAAAAAGGTCATAAAATTTGCATTTTTTTAAAAAGACACCTAAAGGGCATCTTATATTTGATATCTATCGAGGAAAACAATAGCTAGGACAATGAAAAGGCAACTAGACACAGACCGAGGATtatacaaaataaaattacattgcaaagTATACTATAGTCTTCTTCCTTAGATTGTACAATAAAAAATGCACTGAAGCAATAGTAAAGAAAAATGACACACGATTCCAGGAAGCCATACATTTTGAAAGTATGATTAAGGAAGACCTATGTATGTATGATTTGCTATCATTACGTGCAATTTATTAATTGTCGATATAGTCAATGATGTCATCGTATGCAATACGAGCTGATTCATATTGACTCAATGGGGGTATAACCATGCCATGTATAATCAAACAGGGCCAGAcctagggttttcccccacaacttCTGACCAGGTACTCAGGAAGCACCACTGAATCGAAGTCATTATGTATTTTCACCACCACTTTCTGCGATCCTAACAACTACATACATAACATTGTCTTGACGTGAGATTCCACGCAAGCAAAGACCATGCCAGCACAACAAGCATACAATCAAGCTGCAATAAGTGACAGTCGTCACCAAAGGCTCGGAATGACGAAAGCCACGGTCGCCCATGCGGTGAAGATTGGCGAGGGAGGAAGGTCACTGACATCACCAAAATCTTAATTTGGGACACTCCCGGTTGTCTTGAACTGTCCTCATGCTCCGCGTCTCTATTGGAGTGGCTGAATTGGTCGGCAAAACATACTCTTCGTTACCGCAGGATTTGAAGGTCCAAGACCGAACAACTTGCTGCGACAACTACCTAGAAGCACAAAACCACACCGCCATCCATGCGCCCGAACAGAGGACCGCCTCATCTCGGACACAGATGGTCACTACCGTCGCCCCGTGGACCTGCGGATGGGATCACAACCATCAATGACTCGCCACCAGAGATCGCCGGTCCGGCTGAAAACACCACCACCACTGCTGCATAGTCATACAATGTGCCTCAAGTCATCGTCTGTAGACCATGTCTCACCATTGAAGGGAGAGTAGAGACATCACTGCCGCCGCCTTCATTGAATAGTGCCGGGACTTACCCAGCCAATGGTCTAGCAGCGGAAAGGGGAAGCGAGGATGGAGAGGTAGGATGCGGCGACTATGCGGAAGGGAGGAGACAGACCGCGTTTAGACAGATACACTACTGaaatcaggatctttgccgtcagccagctctttGAAGAAAACTGACGGCAAAGGTCATGTTTGCCACGACAAAGAATCGTTCCCTAAC
Above is a window of Triticum dicoccoides isolate Atlit2015 ecotype Zavitan chromosome 5B, WEW_v2.0, whole genome shotgun sequence DNA encoding:
- the LOC119305928 gene encoding germin-like protein 9-3, with translation MASINCYYSLVLVVIALASAPLAAVAGDPDILSDFIVPTSMIGMPPMNITGDFFTYTGFRRNFTMPMPMPGAQNFTVTKATMMEFPALNGQSVAYAMLKFPSESVNPPHTHPRAAELLLVLDGALSVGFVDTAGKLYTQDLAAGDMFVFPKGLVHYQSNPGQSRAVALSAFGSSAPGTLSVPVTVFGTGVDDAVLAKSFRTDLPTVQKLKAALTPPPKK